ttgttatttttaaatgtaaagtagtaatcttacatatgtttaatgtagtgtttcctttttttatgttgtatgtttacatattatttattattttcgaaattatatataatgtttttttttacaaaatagtaatgttacattatggaaataagccgtctttttttagtgaaaaatggtaatcttacatatgtttaatgtagtatttccatttttttatgttgtatgtttacatatatttattattttcgaaattatatataatgttttttgcttttttttataaaacggtaatgttacattatggagataagccgtcttttttttaagtgaaaaatagtaattttacatatgtttaatttagttttttctatttttatgttgtatgtttacatattatttataattttcgaaaattagtaatattaaaatgtaaaactatattttatgccacgtgtcatcttccgggagaattttttttcgctgatgtggacgctctatggagcttcaaaaggtcccttttattagtaaggatttgaacactaacctgttaatagagtttgccggtgattttcttcaaaattttgattcttagatatgtatttggagtgaaactaatttttacagatgtctatcttttttaattgacacttatgtaattcaccaaATTCatagaaaaagttaaaaaaagaattaaattaatattaatgaaaCAAAGATGAGAATAgaagcacaattttatagaggtagaaaattaaatcacttatggagaatcaatagtaaacaaatcgagagtaGAAAATCTAATCCcctttcgtcattatacaatcgatgttgcctatttggttttggtgatttgtgtcagccgcaaaacttaatttccttttgtgcatatgaagtcttaaaaacaattaaaatgagatgtaatacgttaactcttcaacaacgatgatacattTTAGAAACCAACATTAATATTCGTTATTTTACATTCGATAAAAATTACTGCAAAATATTGAAGTCATTTAAagaacaaacattattataaaaactcactCCGCACATGTGCGCAGGTTATCATCAAGATGATTTATTAGATTTTGAACTATCTCATAGAACATGTACATAGAAAATGTAAGTTCTTTTATTTACAGTTTTGATGAAtggatttattttaaataaagctATATGATTGTTGAAAATAGCTACAATTTTGcatcttaattattattatttttgtttgacaaaaaaaaattattactatttttgtttgacaaaaacaaatattattttttaaatagccTAATTATATGGACCATAAAGATGGATATATGTGGGCCTAAACTAAGTTAGATATGTAGTGGGTTTAAACATTGTCCTCTTACAACCCATAAGCCCAACAAAAAGACTAAATTATACTAAGTAAAGggaaaaatcaaaaacatattTGGAATATGATATTAGTTGATACTTTTGGCAGTGTCGCATATTTACAAGGCAGTTGCATGTGATGTGCTTACTCGCATTTGCTCCCCCACCCCCCTTGTTTTGTTGAGAATAAAATATCGTTCGATCATATGATTACTTATAGTAGTTCTCAAGAAAACTTGGAAACTGCGACCGAAGAAAAATAAAGTTGTTTTGAGTTTCATGAGCAGCTAGAGCTTATGATAATCTTTCATTTACCCTTGAAACCATCTTTTAACCGACTTCaactgttttctttttgtttaataacTAAACTTCATTATTTAGACAAGTCAAGCCACTTTTAAGAAAATGCATGAATAATCATAATGTAAAACGAATAAAAGAACAAAGGAGAAAGTAATGGACAGTTCATCACACTAAGGGAAAACAGCGAAAAATTGTTAGAATCTCAATACTTTTGAACACACGGAAACAAAAAACGAAACACATGATCTCACCGACGAATAACTAAACATCTATCATCAAATAATAGAGATTACAATATACTTCGTCCAAATTAGTTGCTAGTATCATTAGTTTGATATTGATTGataaccaaacaaaacaagTATTATTTGATGTCCATCATATAGCAATTAAACAGAGGGTGTAAGGTGAATTTCGATATATAATTTTGGTTCGGACAAGCTAATAATGATTTAATCAAGCGACCAGCGTTAGATTTTTCCTTGAGACGATGACTGATACTATATCCTTAACGACGTGATCTGATATAAAGTAAAGTCGATCATTACGTTGACAAGAGGGTTAGTTAGCACGTGACTTCATCGTCTCGCGCGTGGGACTTGAGTGATAAACCGTAACAAAGAAACAACGTTCCCTGGTTGACTTTTACTACATCTCAGAGATCTAGTACACATTAAAGGAACATCTCTCCCATATTTTAATAGATCGGTGTTTTTGTAAGATAGAAGAGAGTTTGATAGCATGTAAACTAATCTTGTTACCATTCATATCACCTTGGAATATTAAAAATTGGTAAGGATGAAAGAATTACATTAGGGAAGACATATACGGTTTTCAAGAGAAGAACAAGTACAAACATTTATTcgtcaaacatatatatatatatatatagggtgtGTGTAGTATATAGGTTCTTGTGGGTTTATGTATTTGCAGGTGTATATGCATCTATTAtgtatctaataaatgcatgtTATAAAGAAAGGTCTGACCAGTACAGAGTGCATATTTATTTTACTTGCTGACTACAGAGAAATGAGTCAATACTTAAAACCAAGTTGAATTAgttaaacaaaatgaaatctAATTGTGGAAAATTTTGATCAAAAGTAGATATATAGTCAGATGTTTCATGTGGATTTTACGTATTTTAAGGATCTAgttaatcttttttcttttaaaaaacattactCACTTCCTTCCATGCAGTTAAACAGTCTGTCAATGTGCAGCAACTGACCAACCATCAaggaaaaaacaaaactcaaaaaacaaatatatgtatttattgtCTTATCAATTTCCCAAGAAAAAGCTGCCTTACATCATTAAAAATCCCAAGAATTTATGTACTAAAAGCACCTCCCCTGCATCTTTACAACTAGTATTAATCAAACAACACTAATCTCAGAATCAGTGACatgtttcttccttctcttcctctAGCCACAAAACTAATCCTTACTCTGTGATTTCTCCCCAAGAAAATGAAGAGTTCCTCCAAAAGCCACGTCTATTCTCTCAttttccttctccttcttcttcttctaacaTCACTCTCAGAATCACAGCTAACGTCAACTGAATCAAGAACTCTACTAGAAATCCAGAAACATTTGCAATATCCACCAGTTCTACGATCATGGACCAACTTCACCAACTTCTGCTACCTCCCATCTTCTCCTTCCTTCAAAATCCTCTGTTTCAACGGCCACGTAACCGAATTAACCGTCACCGGGAACAGAACCGTTAAGCTCTCCAAAACATTCTCCACCGACTCCCTCTTCACCGTTCTGACAAAACTCTCAAACTTAAAGACCCTGTCTCTCGTCTCTCTCGGCATCTCTGGTCCCCTCCCTCCAAAGATCACCaggttttctttttctctccaGTCTCTGAATCTCAGCTCTAACTTCATCTCTGGAAAAATCCCTAAAGAGATCTCGTCGTTGAAGAGCCTGAGAAGTCTTGTTCTGGCCAACAACGAGTTCAACGGGAGTGTTCCTGATCTCAGAGGATTGTCTAATCTCCAAGAGCTGAATCTAGACGGTAATAAACTCGGCCCTGACGTTGTTACTTCGCTCGCAAGTAACCTGATCACTGTTTCATTGAAGAACAACTCTTTTGGATCCAAGCTCCCAGAACAGATCAAGAAGCTGAATAAGCTTCAAAGCCTGGATCTTTCTTCCAACAAGTTCGTCGGATCAATCCCAAGATTCCTTTTCTCGCTTCCTTCGCTACAGAATCTAACTTTGGCACAGAACTTGTTCAGTGGATCACTTCCAAACTCATCTCTATGCAgctccaagcttagacttttaGATGTTTCCAGGAATCTTCTAACTGGAAAGCTTCCATCTTGCTTGTCTTCCAAGACTTACCATAATCAAACAGTGGTCTACACATTCAACTGCTTGTCTGTCAATGGCTCCCCCTCTGCAAAGTATCAGCGTCCTGTTTCCTTCTGCGAAAACGAAGCAAAGCAAGCGGTTTCTGCTGTGAAGTCTGACACTAAGGATCaccaaaagaaagaagaagaagataaaggaataGAACTTGGATTAGTGATTGGCATTATCATAGGTGTGGTCCTCGTTTCAGCGGTTTTGGCTGGTTTAGTTATGGTTAGGATGAGAAAGTCAAAATCAAAAGAAGTACCTTTAGAAGCAAGCAACGTCGACAAGGTCTCCGTTTGTAGCACAGCCACAAGGTCCACTACATCAAAGACAGTACCAGATCCAAGTAAATAATAAAGGCTTTTACAGTAAATTCTTGAATCAAAATTTTCACAACCCATTTAACCTAAGTATAATTTCAAATGCAGGACGTGTACCACAAACAATGAGATCTGCTGTGATTGGACTATCACCATACCGTGTTTTCTCCCTGGAGGAGCTGGAAGAAGCCACCAACAATTTTGATGCAGCAAGTCTCTGTGGAGAACAGGTAAAATGAAAAAGCCAACAAAACATGATCATAACTCCATTTGAGTCTctaattatgtaatttaaaaACAGCTGTACAAAGGTTGTCTTAGAGAAGGGATAGCAGTGACGGTGAGGTGTATTAAGCTGAAACAGAAGAGTTCAACATCAACGCAGAACTTGGCTCAACAAATGGAAGTTTTATCAAAGCTGAGGCATATGCATTTGGCCAGTGTTCTTGGACACTGCATTGGTACTTACCAAGACCATCATCCATACGCCGGGAGCACCATTTTCATAGTCCAAGAATACATCTCTAACGGGTCTTTGAGGGACTACCTCACTGGTACACCTGAAAAAACATTTTGGATTTCAAAAGTTTTCGATTTAGGAagctaattttaatttatttttttggcagATTGGAGAAATAAAGAGGTGTTGAAATGGCCTCAGAGGATGTCAATAGCCATTGGAGTAGCTAGAGGGATACAGTTTTTGCACACAGGAGTGGCACCAGGAATCTTTGGGAACAATTTGGAGATAGAGAATGTTCTGCTTGATGAAACACTCACTGTTAAACTTAGTGGCTATACTATTCCTTTACCATCCAAGGTATAAACTAAGCAGAGATAACAAGACTTAGCTT
This region of Brassica napus cultivar Da-Ae chromosome C5, Da-Ae, whole genome shotgun sequence genomic DNA includes:
- the LOC106400585 gene encoding probable LRR receptor-like serine/threonine-protein kinase At1g14390, giving the protein MKSSSKSHVYSLIFLLLLLLLTSLSESQLTSTESRTLLEIQKHLQYPPVLRSWTNFTNFCYLPSSPSFKILCFNGHVTELTVTGNRTVKLSKTFSTDSLFTVLTKLSNLKTLSLVSLGISGPLPPKITRFSFSLQSLNLSSNFISGKIPKEISSLKSLRSLVLANNEFNGSVPDLRGLSNLQELNLDGNKLGPDVVTSLASNLITVSLKNNSFGSKLPEQIKKLNKLQSLDLSSNKFVGSIPRFLFSLPSLQNLTLAQNLFSGSLPNSSLCSSKLRLLDVSRNLLTGKLPSCLSSKTYHNQTVVYTFNCLSVNGSPSAKYQRPVSFCENEAKQAVSAVKSDTKDHQKKEEEDKGIELGLVIGIIIGVVLVSAVLAGLVMVRMRKSKSKEVPLEASNVDKVSVCSTATRSTTSKTVPDPRRVPQTMRSAVIGLSPYRVFSLEELEEATNNFDAASLCGEQLYKGCLREGIAVTVRCIKLKQKSSTSTQNLAQQMEVLSKLRHMHLASVLGHCIGTYQDHHPYAGSTIFIVQEYISNGSLRDYLTDWRNKEVLKWPQRMSIAIGVARGIQFLHTGVAPGIFGNNLEIENVLLDETLTVKLSGYTIPLPSKVGAESTSNEDGEKEDVYQFGVILLQIITGKVMAAASSELGSLKLQLENGLREEPSVLRSLADPSVRGTYAYESLRTTVEFAINCLCEDQRKRPSIEDVVWNLQYTIQVQQGWTSSGNLGVGDT